From a region of the Pleuronectes platessa chromosome 22, fPlePla1.1, whole genome shotgun sequence genome:
- the ckap4 gene encoding cytoskeleton-associated protein 4: protein MTAKNKNKSSSAEKSAAPVSQDEAPKKTQKSPSNGSTGSSGPQGPRTRGGIGLLLNTVFYAALIGAAGFAAFHLQQVVEEIRESNARTEQSAQRSAELGSKMESVVLQVESLRSSVDGLDSSLSVTRVELQGAISRMKTGEVETRRVKEALQNLQNDLLRDLSEGISEVKEARERDFSSLEKTVEERLAEVSQSIKVNMAEVTEAQGEAQSQLADLKARLGDMEDPALIKEELSAIVEAVAEIKTSNQADHSSGNSIREQIGAVREELQTRNQEVASLSQEVETVRSVVQENVGSLRQSLSEAEAEVQALKDKSLVVEGAVEQAAEVAREVEREANAAAAQAQRRSEELEARVRASEESGDSLSASVSEITSKVESLLAKLDTHESALAAQVQKAKAGLEQELETLKSSMGELQSNVVALVEAGKDSSLDEQVKDLEKRLAALESLRRMVAGLEDKAAKLEGHDQAIAALQEALQETIKKLAGASKKKK, encoded by the exons ATGACGgcaaagaacaagaacaagagcaGCTCCGCCGAGAAGAGCGCAGCGCCCGTCAGCCAGGATGAGGCGCCGAAGAAAACCCAGAAGAGTCCCAGCAACGGGTCGACCGGCTCCTCGGGACCCCAGGGGCCACGGACCCGGGGCGGCATCGGACTCCTCCTGAACACCGTGTTCTACGCAGCGCTGATCGGAGCCGCGGGGTTTGCAGCGTTTCACCTGCAGCAGGTCGTGGAGGAGATCCGAGAGAGCAACGCCAGGAccgagcagagcgcacagaggaGCGCGGAGCTGGGCAGTAAAATGGAGAGCGTCGTGCTACAG GTGGAGTCTCTGAGGAGCTCTGTGGACGGTCTGGATTCCTCGCTGAGCGTCACCCGGGTGGAGCTGCAGGGGGCCATCAGCCGCATGAAGACGGGCGAGGTGGAGACGAGGAGGGTGAAGGAGGCCCTCCAGAACCTCCAGAACGACCTCCTCAGGGACCTCTCGGAGGGCATCAGCGAGGTGAAGGAGGCCCGCGAGAGGGACTTCTCCTCGCTGGAGAAGACGGTGGAGGAGCGCCTGGCCGAGGTGAGCCAGTCCATCAAGGTCAACATGGCAGAGGTCACCGAGGCTCAGGGCGAGGCGCAGAGCCAGCTGGCTGACCTCAAAGCCCGCCTGGGGGACATGGAAGACCCTGCACTCATCAAGGAGGAGCTCTCGGCCATCGTCGAGGCTGTGGCTGAAATCAAGACGTCCAACCAGGCGGATCACTCTTCAGGCAACTCAATCAGGGAGCAGATTGGCGCCGTGAGGGAAGAGCTCCAGACTCGCAACCAGGAGGTGGCCTCGCTGTCTCAGGaggtggaaacggtgaggtcGGTGGTGCAGGAGAACGTCGGGAGCCTGAGGCAGTCGCTGTCGGAGGCAGAGGCCGAGGTTCAGGCCCTGAAGGACAAATCGCTGGTGGTGGAGGGCGCGGTGGAGCAGGCCGCCGAGGTCGCTcgtgaggtggagagagaggcgAACGCAGCGGCCGCTCAGGcccagaggaggtcagaggagctTGAAGCGAGAGTGAGAGCATCAGAGGAGAGTGGAGACTCACTGTCGGCTTCAGTGTCAGAAATCACCTCCAAAGTGGAATCACTGCTCGCTAAGCTGGACACCCACGAGAGCGCTCTGGCTGCACAGGTGCAGAAGGCCAAAGCTGGgttggagcaggagctggagacgctgaAGAGCAGCATGGGGGAGCTGCAGTCAAACGTAGTCGCTCTGGTGGAAGCCGGGAAAGACTCCAGTCTGGATGAGCAGGTGAAGGACTTGGAGAAGAGGCtcgctgctctggagagcctaCGCAGGATGGTGGCTGGGCTGGAGGACAAAGCCGCCAAGCTTGAAGGCCACGATCAGGCCATCGCTGCTCTTCAGGAAGCTCTGCAGGAGACCATCAAGAAACTGGCAGGCGCctccaagaagaagaagtag
- the LOC128429202 gene encoding inhibitor of nuclear factor kappa-B kinase-interacting protein, protein MYYIVFQGESVQLMLEGLGGQLGALRPQLEALEQDVSRLKEWASGLTEKRAQLQTSMDALREAVGQIEGRTSSITVDFANKVASVRTDVRRMDGLHSELEALLAQVGELEDKTTQMEHSMVKRIGDVLTSSMERVSSLRAASERNTQAIEQLRKRVPELTAADNEISERLRELESGRARLIRTLTFASDLKPKVANIRRDFGAFDPQLSDLTLRIGRLAEDLTNREQEITELRQTLTNLTAVEGDLSVTTKQLSEIADMSDIGEMHRPT, encoded by the exons ATGTACTACATTGTGTTCCAGGGCGAGAGCGTCCAGTTGATGCTGGAGGGTCTGGGCGGTCAGCTCGGAGCTCTGCGGCCGCAGCTGGAGGCTCTGGAGCAGGACGTCAGCCGGCTGAAGGAGTGGGCGTCTGGGCTGACGGAGAAACGAGCTCAGCTGCAGACCAGCATGGACGCGCTGAGAGAGGCCGTGGGGCAGATTGAAGGACGCACCTCCAGCATCACCGTGGACTTTGCCAACAAG GTGGCGTCAGTGAGGACCGACGTGCGCAGGATGGACGGCCTGCACTCGGAGCTGGAGGCTCTGCTCGCTCAGGTCGGAGAGCTGGAGGACAAGACCACCCAGATGGAGCACAGCATGGTCAAACGCATCGGGGATGTGCTGACCAGCAGCATGGAGCGGGTCTCCAGTCTCCGGGCCGCATCCGAACGCAACACACAGGCCATAGAGCAGCTCCGCAAGCGTGTCCCTGAACTCACCGCCGCAGACAATGAGATCTCTGAGCGTCTGAGGGAGCTGGAGAGCGGCAGAGCTCGCCTCATAAGGACGCTGACCTTTGCCAGTGACCTTAAGCCCAAGGTGGCCAACATCAGGAGGGATTTTGGGGCCTTTGATCCTCAGCTGTCGGATCTGACTCTGCGGATCGGACGCCTGGCGGAGGATCTCACGAACAgagagcaggagatcactgagctgagaCAGACTCTGACTAATCTAACTGCAGTGGAGGGAGATTTAAGTGTCACAACCAAACAGCTGAGTGAAATAGCTGATATGTCTGATATTGGAGAAATGCACCGGCCGACATGA